The following nucleotide sequence is from Salvia splendens isolate huo1 chromosome 2, SspV2, whole genome shotgun sequence.
ttctttacagtataaaaaattcatttagtctttggtcatgtatatcaagttatgctatgttctgaaattaaacaaaagaaataaataggcaactaaaatgtgattattgggcaatacgaagttttaaatttttatgatttacattattcatatatttaatgtgggtatgtttaatattccatatatgtttttcaatttttttcaaaattaagctattaaatttttatattcatttaccttttatttggattaatgacgTGCATAACACTgtcaataaacatctttactcacacatattttctttattttatatcttaTTATAATTAACTCATAttctttgatcattagtcatACATCttctttttgtcattaattttattatttttactccaCTTATATTATAAATTAGAATTGCATACTTGTTTCATTCATTAGGGaatagtaaattcttcatttagaGTAAGATaagataagtacatttctatttttttaaatcttcacattgcttttttgaattcttattttctatatatttattatattttgaattcattacgtgaaactcttatgtcccgtgcatagctcggGTGTAAATACTAGTTGTATTTAATATTAAAGTAAAATCATATGCATAAAAATCACCACCGGAACAAAAATGTCTATGTATATATAagtataattataattgaaaGTTTCATGTAGAAATTGCCAACCtttcttttttataataatGTTAATGCTTCTTTTATGTTGATTTCTTTcacaaataatattaatagTTTTTTATGATATAGTACTAAATAAAAGTTTGATGGTCAAAATTGAGTTCTGATTAATGCAGGAAAACGAGTTTTTATTTTCACACTCttcattaataattaaaatttatactccAACAACGAAAGTCATCACCAAAACAATGGATTTTCATCATGTGTCCGTTGTTACgacttagaccatccacaaccgtgctcttgccagtggCACGGTTGTGAGctcggccccactttttctgtctgctctctggcaagagcacaacacccacagctgtgctcttccgcaaggacgagcacaattaatttaaaattcaattaaacaaaaacatttcaataatactaaaattcattaaaacaacctaaataatattacaaatgacaaataaaataaaagcgaCATAataagaattcaacacgtgcggacaatgtgttgacaattcgcatgaacaagcgctttgacatgcgaaaacggcgcctgaagtaatctgccagaaaccgcggctggtcggcaaagtagtcggcaacgagcctttcgtgggctccctcccggtcacgatggatgtagcggcgatttgatctggttcgttgaggaggaggagcgggggtattcgccgcgacgtatgcttcgtaagcggcacgatgttgttcgtagtattcttgttcttcgcgctccgcttccgccataatatgggtaaaatccatttgaggttttgagtgagggatgaatgtgttgatagtttgtatgagaattatgaatgagagatgaatgagagatgatttgatgtgataaatggatgatgaatgtgtgtattcatagatgattttgagggaaaaaaattaaaaaaaatcagaaaaaacgggaaaaaacggccatatttatgggatttggaaaatatttttttatattttttttataattttatataattaaaaatcaaattttaaaataaaaaaataataattcaaggtaacggctatgccgttgcccaatcgtaagccgccacgtcgcctactCGCTGACACGGCGCGAGCGCAACGGCGGCGGTATgcgtcctcgccgctggcacggacggacgcggggccgccgtccaccgttgtggatgctcttacaagtAAAGGTGACACAATTTTGGACACGTTATTTCAGGGCACTTTTTTGTTTTAAGTTGTTTTGAAATGGTATAAGACGCGTCGTATACTAAAAATATGAACACAAGAAAATGTAGAAattaatacaaatattatttgtaACACGCCATAGACTAGACTACTACTTAGATATGAATTAGAAATTCTATGCATTGACTCCAAGACTTTAAGAAAACCGCCCAATTCTTGACTTATCATctcataatattttttattttgattcttTGAAGCACATCATATCAAGTCTCGTTGCATTTAAAACCATAATTACCTGCCAGATATTTATCTATTTCATCAGGCAACTTTCAAGGGAATACACaacttcctctttttttttaatattcgtATTACTTTGAAAATAAATTCTAACAAACAAAATATTTGACCAAATTTGACGATCAGAACTTGGAATTCTTCAATTGGCCCACGTGGTATATTGCGTGTCTATTTATCTTTTCATTAATatattaacaaaattatttaatactctAATTCCTATTTAATGAATGTACACATCTCAAGTCTCAACATTAATAcatgaataaattaatatatatatataggtggcGTTCGATTGTCATGACTAACATCATGAGACTATTcatctaagattaagttgtgtgattactttaattggagagagaaggctatgactaattatcattagactatccatctaggattaagttgtgtggTTCAATCTTAtaaaccaaacatgatacatatttaatcatgagatttaatcttgacAACCGAATACCGATATAGTAAATAAAAATAGTCATGTTTACGAAATTCAATTTACATTTTAGTATATTCCTTTTATATGCTCCATACAATAACAATAGTGTAATATGGTGCATAAATTATATTTCCAATTTATGTTCTACACTATAAAATCAAAGCCATAGTATCTTCGGTTATTTTCATTAAAGTAGCATTtgacataagataaaatattCTTTACATCTAAATacttgaaaattttgataagaTTTATCTTCTCTATATAAAAAGACATTGGAAAATACTGGTAACTTGGTCAGCTCAATTCGGCCCACCTATTATTAGTAATTAATTGACTACTAATAAAAAACTATAGTATTAATTAGAAGTAATTAATGCACTCTccttcaaataaaaaattactactactattgtgAAAAATAACTGATGAAATTCCCCATTACAAGTACAAACGAGGTCCATTTGCTATGAAAGCCTAATGAGAATTTCATATACTACTTGAATCCTTTAGCAAATCAGATTCTGCAAAGAAAATCATACAAGAAAAACACATTGAAAGTTCGTCGGAATCTTTAATGCCTCAATTCCGGCAGGCTGCATAGAGCCTTGCCCCATCCTCCGCCGTCCGCTGCTGGAATTCTATTCGTTTTCACTGAATTTCAATCTGGGGTTTCTGTTTCTAGCTTGTTGGGCCTCTTTTCTTGAATCTTGAATATCCCTTTTGGGGTAAAGATCGAACTTTTATTCGAATATTTGATCTGGGGAGGCGGAAAGAATCATGGAGGATAGCAGGTTGTGCCAGTGGAGCGTAATTCGATCTATATTGGCTATTGTTCAATGGTGGGGTTTCAATGTCACTGTTATCATCATGAACAAATGGATCTTTCAGGTTGGTGTTTAGATACGCTGCATGAAATTTCTTGAGGTTACATGCATTACTTTGCTGGATTAGTTTTTGTTTAAGTTTTGCTCTGTAACTGTATCATACTAGGTAATAGTTTATGTCCACTTTTCCAAAATTTGGAATTTATTGATACTATCTACTTTAAAATTGTGATTACTGGTTATGTGATTAGCTTTCCTAGGCTTGAAAAGAGGTCACTCCAAATGGTGGTTAATTGGTAAAACTCTAGACCTGTGATGCAAATCAAACTCAGTATGTTGTGTTTTTGGCATCTTGAATAATGTATACCAATTGCAATGCTTCccttttttattattactatgaAATATCTTTGTTTGCTCCTTGCAACTTGAAACGTTTGTGACACATCAATCAATGTTTATGAGTTCTACAGACGGACAATTGCGTCTAAGTTGGATTGTTTGACCTGGTTGATTGAAGGATATTTACATATCTATATATTGGAGTTTCAAATATACACATGTGTTCTATTCCTAATTTCCTATACATATGTGGTTCCATCGCTTGAGCGTGTAATAGGTAGGTGGTTTTTCTAGGCACTTCCATTGCAATTTGTTTCAATGTTACTAACATATATGTAGATTGTGTGAGTGTGTGGGCGCTTCTCAAATAAATGATTATCGTGCTGTAATCAGCATATATAATATTTGTTCGAATCAATGAGGATGACTTTTTCAGCAGTCTAGTTACATGTCGTATTCATTACAATATATGTATGTTTATCTAGTTTgattgtgtgtataatgagatATTGATTGATGTGTCAATCTGCTAAATCTTAGAGTAAGTTAATTGTCTCATATTTTATGGCTTACAAATACCTTCCTTTTTCCTTGCAGAAGCTGGACTTCAAGTTTCCATTAACTGTATCGTGcattcattttatttcttcGGCAATTGGCGCATATTTGGTAATTAAAGTGCTAAAACTTAAGCCTCTTATTCAAGTTGATCCCGAAGATTGCTGGAGGAGAATTTTTCCCATGTCGTGTATATTTTGCATAAACATAGTTTTGGGAAATGTGAGCCTTCGGTATATTCCTGTTTCCTTCATGCAAACGATCAAGTCTTTCACCCCTGCCACCACAGGTGAGCGTTGAATGAAATTACAATCTGAATATGTCTAGAACTGTTAGCCAGAAGCCTATCTTGAAAAACTGAGATAACACATAGTACAAAGGATATGTGAACAATTTGGCGTGACATTTCTGAGAACATGCTGAATTTCCTTTTTGGCTTTTGAACAGTCATCTTGCAGTGGCTAATCTGGAAAAAGTACTTTGACTGGCGAATTTGGGCCTCTCTGGTTCCGATTGTTGGAGGGATTCTGCTCTCGTCAGTCACGGAGCTGAGTTTTAACATGCTAGGATTTTTTGCTGCTTTATTTGGTTGCGTTGCTACGTCTACAAAAACCATTCTTGCTGAGTCTTTATTGCATGGGTACAAATTTGACAGGTAACGGTCATCctcctccttcttcttcacctCTACATGTCCATCTTAAAATGTTAACTGGCCAAGAATAACAGCATAGGAATAGCATTATTCGTGATTTATTCTTCCGCGACATACATTTTGCTCTGTAAAACTAGATATGCAATCTACTGTCCTTCTGATAATGCtgaataaagaagaaaaaatgtgttagtTTTCACTCTCGTTATACCAGATAAAATATCTTTGCACAATGGATACTGCAAAACTCAGACCGTAGTTATTATTAATATTCAGAAATAATATAAATTCATCCATGATCAACATACTCAAATGGAATGGACTGACTATAGTTGTAATTCCATGCATGATTCTTTTAAGTGATTAATTGTCTTTTTGTTTCGTAACCAATTAAAAGTCATGACAGGTTGATTTTAGCAAATATCCAAGTTTAAATTTGACTCAAAATGATATTTTCTCGATCAGTTTCTTTAGGTTTTCTACTCTTGTTATAGAAGGGTATTCATTTCCAATCAGTGCATCATATGCCTTCCAAGAAACATCATAGACGTTATTTTGGTTCATTGTGTTCTGCTGGATTAAGAGATTCATTGTTATTTACGTTTTTGTCACTGCCGTTGATACCTTTGTGTAGGGCTTGCTAGTTTAGCTTATCACTGACATTAGTTCATTTTGTTCCCTTACTTTTGATTCTTAGGTGATGTTCCCTTACTTTTGATTCTTCTTGATGGGCATTATCACTGACATTAGTTCATTTTTTCGTCTTGCTTTGAGAACTTCCATTTCCTTCGATTTTACTGATTAATTACTTGATTATTTTTGAGCCCGTTGCAGCATAAACACAGTATACTACATGGCTCCTTTTGCAACTATGATCTTGGCTGTGCCAGCCATGGTGCTTGAAGGGCCAGGGGTTACGGAGTGGCTTCTCATGTGCCCCTCTCTCTTTTCGTCCCTCTTCATCATTTTTGGATCTGGAGTGACGGCCTTTTGCCTCAATTTCTCGATTTTTTATGTCATTCACTCCACGACTGCTGTGACCTTCAACGTTGCAGGAAACCTTAAGGTGTGTGCCTATCTCACTCTCTAGACTCTCGCTAACACTGGAGAATGCCACAATCTCGAAATGTATTAAATGTGTGTATCTTGCTACAGATCGAAAAAATGGAGTTATTCTCGCAATAGGATCAAAGattatgaatttttattttttagcaatAACTCTAATATTCTTGAAATCTGATTTCCCTTCTCAATACAATTAGGTTGCAGTTGCGTTTACATGCTCCTGGCTCATCTTCCAGAATCCAATCTCTGTCATGAACGCCTTCGGATGTGGGGTGACACTCGTCGGGTGCACCTTCTACGGGTACGTGAGGCAGAGGCTCGCAAACCAAGCCCCTGGAGCACCAGCCGCCCCTCGTACTCCACGAAGCAAAGCAGAGTTGCTCCCATTGGTAAGCGACAAACTGGACGACAAAGTATAACAC
It contains:
- the LOC121786278 gene encoding UDP-galactose transporter 1-like; protein product: MEDSRLCQWSVIRSILAIVQWWGFNVTVIIMNKWIFQKLDFKFPLTVSCIHFISSAIGAYLVIKVLKLKPLIQVDPEDCWRRIFPMSCIFCINIVLGNVSLRYIPVSFMQTIKSFTPATTVILQWLIWKKYFDWRIWASLVPIVGGILLSSVTELSFNMLGFFAALFGCVATSTKTILAESLLHGYKFDSINTVYYMAPFATMILAVPAMVLEGPGVTEWLLMCPSLFSSLFIIFGSGVTAFCLNFSIFYVIHSTTAVTFNVAGNLKVAVAFTCSWLIFQNPISVMNAFGCGVTLVGCTFYGYVRQRLANQAPGAPAAPRTPRSKAELLPLVSDKLDDKV